In one window of Burkholderiales bacterium DNA:
- a CDS encoding glycosyltransferase, which yields MKAPRFSVIIPVFNGAAYLARAIESVLAQTWPAEEIIVVDDGSVDASADIAQSFGPRVRYVRQENAGVSAARNRGAALARGDWLVFLDADDWYYPDRLRLHGEWIAAEPGLDFLTGDYDYVNAQGAPLGRSMERQPSGRAMLAKAQGAPRVVMEASEFEPFVAAHFGDTHTLSVPRQTFLRLGGYPVGYRVCEDVFFLTRLVAASRRVGVVCVPLAAYVIHGASATRRDPLRAQQDNVRTLEALAREAVAFPEGVRRGVAARLRQGRLDLGYALARAGRRWAAVRAVLPNLAHTPAALRDVISMVRG from the coding sequence ATGAAGGCGCCGCGTTTTTCCGTCATCATCCCCGTCTTCAACGGTGCGGCATATCTTGCCCGCGCCATCGAATCCGTGCTGGCGCAGACCTGGCCGGCGGAGGAGATCATCGTCGTCGATGATGGCTCCGTGGATGCCAGCGCCGACATCGCCCAGAGCTTCGGCCCGCGCGTGCGCTACGTGCGCCAGGAGAATGCGGGGGTCTCCGCCGCCCGCAACCGGGGGGCGGCGCTTGCCCGCGGGGACTGGCTTGTCTTCCTCGACGCGGACGACTGGTACTACCCCGACCGGCTGCGCCTGCATGGGGAGTGGATCGCCGCCGAGCCCGGCCTCGACTTCCTCACCGGCGACTACGATTACGTCAACGCCCAGGGCGCCCCCCTGGGCCGCTCCATGGAACGGCAGCCTTCCGGCCGCGCCATGCTGGCCAAGGCACAGGGTGCACCGCGGGTGGTCATGGAGGCGAGCGAATTCGAGCCCTTCGTCGCCGCCCACTTCGGCGACACCCATACCCTTTCCGTGCCGCGGCAGACCTTCCTGCGCCTGGGGGGCTATCCGGTGGGCTATCGCGTGTGCGAGGACGTTTTTTTTCTCACCCGGCTGGTGGCCGCCAGCCGGCGGGTGGGCGTGGTCTGCGTGCCCCTTGCCGCCTATGTGATCCATGGGGCGAGTGCCACCCGCCGCGACCCCCTGCGGGCGCAACAGGACAACGTGCGCACCCTGGAGGCCCTCGCCCGCGAGGCGGTGGCTTTTCCGGAAGGGGTGCGGCGGGGCGTGGCCGCGCGCCTGCGCCAGGGCCGGCTCGACCTGGGCTACGCCCTGGCCCGGGCCGGCCGCCGTTGGGCGGCCGTGCGGGCCGTGCTGCCCAACCTTGCCCACACGCCCGCGGCGCTGCGCGACGTGATTTCGATGGTGCGCGGATGA
- a CDS encoding sulfotransferase, producing the protein MKVDKTLRHHGRAAVRALRGVWWDLVRPPAIRPVIVIGCSRAGTTLVYKTFSESRELGTLQRETHDFWMELHHPRERGWDTHALDARHASASDRDFVTRYFYAWTGRSRWVDKNNQNGLCVPYLAALFPDAHFLFVKRSPGDNLHSLIEGWGKPEEFATWSAALPEAVAIDGGRYTRWCFFLAEGWRAYTRATIEEVCAFQYVAINSAILEAKAAVPGAQWSEVFYEDLVRDPVGEFRRLFTEADLSFTPALEDHCANVLATPYNAFSEIRLDKWKDGRNRQRIERVMDRVEPVARRMGYAL; encoded by the coding sequence TTGAAAGTCGATAAAACCCTGCGCCATCACGGGCGCGCGGCGGTGCGCGCCCTGCGCGGGGTATGGTGGGACCTGGTGCGGCCGCCGGCAATCCGGCCGGTGATCGTCATCGGCTGCAGTCGCGCCGGCACCACCCTGGTGTACAAGACCTTTTCCGAGTCCCGCGAACTGGGCACGCTGCAGCGGGAGACCCACGACTTCTGGATGGAGCTGCACCATCCGCGGGAACGGGGCTGGGACACCCATGCCCTTGATGCGCGGCATGCCTCGGCCTCCGACCGGGACTTCGTCACCCGCTATTTCTATGCCTGGACCGGACGCAGCCGCTGGGTGGACAAGAACAACCAGAACGGCCTCTGCGTGCCCTATCTCGCGGCCCTGTTTCCCGATGCCCATTTCCTCTTCGTCAAAAGGAGCCCGGGGGACAATCTGCATAGCCTCATCGAGGGCTGGGGCAAACCGGAGGAATTCGCCACCTGGTCGGCCGCTCTGCCCGAGGCCGTGGCCATCGACGGCGGCCGCTACACCCGCTGGTGTTTCTTCCTCGCCGAGGGCTGGCGGGCCTACACCCGCGCCACCATCGAAGAGGTGTGCGCCTTCCAGTACGTTGCCATCAACAGCGCTATCCTCGAGGCCAAAGCCGCCGTGCCCGGCGCGCAGTGGTCGGAGGTCTTCTACGAGGATCTGGTGCGCGATCCGGTGGGGGAATTCCGGCGGCTCTTCACCGAGGCGGACCTTAGCTTCACCCCCGCGCTGGAAGACCACTGCGCGAACGTGCTCGCCACCCCCTACAATGCCTTTTCCGAAATCCGCCTCGACAAGTGGAAGGATGGCCGCAACCGGCAACGCATCGAACGGGTCATGGACAGGGTGGAGCCGGTGGCGCGCCGCATGGGGTATGCCCTGTGA
- a CDS encoding glycosyltransferase family 4 protein: protein MRLLVITELFLPTKGGTAVWAAEVYKRLGGREIHIVTADVPGAPGFDATHPNTVHRLKLERVPWLKPESLLMYGRLFGRSLRLALTHRFEAIHAFRALPEGLVAWLVARLTGHPVVIYAHGEELTTWRGRKHTAMVFALRHADAVIANSEFTRDQLIARGVAPEKIRLIHPGVDTERFRPGLPCDDLKARIGLAPQQRLILSVGRLSRRKGFDMVIRALPELLRQGLDVRYAVIGIGEDWDYLHALAQECGVAQRVHFLGHVPAEELPRWYNACDVFVMPNREIEGDTEGFGMVFVEAAACGMPAIAGKAGGTGAAVVDGVTGFRVDGSRVEAVAAVLGRVLADDALARRLGEAGYERVGARFSWPSVADATRAVIRNPGRQP from the coding sequence GTGCGGCTGCTGGTGATCACGGAACTCTTCCTGCCCACCAAGGGCGGCACCGCCGTCTGGGCGGCGGAGGTGTACAAGCGCCTGGGTGGCCGGGAAATCCACATCGTCACCGCCGACGTGCCCGGTGCGCCGGGATTCGACGCCACCCATCCCAACACCGTGCACCGTCTGAAACTCGAGCGGGTGCCGTGGCTCAAGCCCGAGTCGCTGCTCATGTACGGGCGACTCTTCGGCCGCAGCCTGCGCCTGGCGCTCACCCACCGCTTCGAGGCCATCCACGCTTTTCGCGCCCTGCCGGAGGGCCTGGTGGCCTGGTTGGTGGCGCGGCTCACTGGGCATCCCGTGGTCATCTACGCCCACGGCGAGGAACTCACTACCTGGAGGGGGCGCAAGCACACGGCCATGGTCTTCGCCCTGCGCCACGCCGACGCCGTGATCGCCAACAGCGAATTCACCCGCGACCAGCTCATCGCCCGCGGCGTGGCGCCGGAGAAAATCCGTCTCATCCATCCCGGCGTGGATACGGAGCGCTTCCGTCCCGGCCTGCCCTGCGACGATCTCAAGGCGCGCATCGGGCTTGCGCCGCAGCAGAGGCTGATTCTGTCCGTGGGCCGCTTGAGCCGCCGCAAGGGCTTCGACATGGTGATCCGCGCGCTACCCGAACTGCTGCGCCAGGGGTTGGATGTGCGCTATGCCGTCATCGGCATCGGCGAGGACTGGGACTATCTCCATGCCCTGGCGCAGGAATGCGGGGTGGCTCAGCGGGTGCATTTCCTCGGCCACGTCCCGGCGGAGGAGCTGCCCCGTTGGTACAATGCCTGTGATGTATTCGTCATGCCCAACCGCGAGATCGAGGGCGATACGGAAGGTTTCGGCATGGTCTTTGTTGAAGCCGCGGCCTGCGGCATGCCCGCCATTGCCGGGAAGGCCGGCGGCACCGGCGCCGCGGTGGTGGACGGGGTGACGGGGTTCAGGGTGGACGGCAGTCGCGTGGAGGCGGTGGCGGCGGTGTTGGGGCGGGTCCTCGCCGATGATGCGCTTGCCCGGCGCCTGGGAGAGGCGGGATACGAAAGGGTGGGCGCGCGGTTTTCTTGGCCTTCGGTGGCGGATGCGACCCGTGCCGTCATCCGCAATCCCGGAAGACAGCCATGA